In Methylacidiphilum infernorum V4, a single window of DNA contains:
- a CDS encoding MoaD/ThiS family protein: MNTTLNKIAVRIPTPLRGLTQNQEIVYLSANSIRELLASLEAEFPGILNRICDEKGEIRRFVNIYLNGEDIRFLNGQDTLLHSQDEVSIVPAIAGG, from the coding sequence ATGAATACAACTCTCAATAAAATTGCGGTGAGAATTCCCACTCCACTTCGTGGATTGACTCAAAACCAAGAAATCGTATATCTTTCAGCAAACTCGATAAGGGAACTGCTCGCAAGCCTTGAGGCTGAATTTCCAGGAATATTAAACCGGATTTGCGATGAAAAAGGCGAGATCAGGCGTTTTGTCAACATCTATCTTAACGGAGAGGATATCCGCTTTTTAAATGGACAGGATACTTTACTTCATTCCCAAGACGAAGTAAGTATTGTCCCCGCTATAGCTGGGGGATGA
- a CDS encoding NIL domain-containing protein: protein MSKQRYWLSLDGNLCKRPLIWELSRNFDLIFNIRNASITGEIGIIGIELEGDVEVIKEAVSWLEAQGVQVEPVEISTIEG from the coding sequence ATGAGCAAACAACGCTACTGGTTAAGTCTAGATGGAAACCTCTGTAAAAGGCCATTAATTTGGGAATTAAGCCGAAATTTTGATCTTATTTTTAACATTAGAAATGCCAGTATAACAGGAGAGATCGGAATCATAGGCATTGAACTTGAAGGGGACGTCGAAGTTATCAAGGAAGCGGTGAGCTGGCTAGAAGCACAGGGGGTTCAGGTAGAACCCGTTGAAATAAGCACAATTGAAGGTTAA
- a CDS encoding FmdB family zinc ribbon protein: MPTYQYECSQCAHRFEIFQPITEQPLIHCAEECCPRKPWGKGKVKRIISGGMGLLFKGSGFYITDYRSPGYLKAAKAEKEAGSKASASDGGSSTHHSSSSKT, from the coding sequence ATGCCTACCTATCAATACGAATGCAGTCAATGTGCTCATCGGTTTGAAATCTTTCAACCTATTACCGAACAACCTTTAATCCATTGTGCAGAGGAATGTTGTCCCCGAAAGCCTTGGGGTAAAGGTAAAGTAAAAAGGATTATTTCCGGAGGCATGGGGCTTCTCTTTAAAGGTTCGGGTTTTTATATTACGGATTATCGTAGTCCAGGTTATTTAAAAGCCGCTAAAGCCGAAAAGGAAGCTGGATCAAAAGCTTCTGCTTCTGATGGGGGTTCATCAACTCATCATTCCTCATCATCAAAGACCTAA
- a CDS encoding GreA/GreB family elongation factor, which produces MTSKTFTIISNKEDLEDEQCINTNNLKEGAFCLHKSWGLGKVRQVDEHSGFILIDFKEKPAHQMDLEFASSSLVFLSTDHLLVLKEEKLSYVQKLSLENPIELIKIFIFSFKEKATLEKLQTVLCPDVIQAELWKKWWENTKKVLKKSAYIHVPSRKSEPFLILEKAHDPVSSFMHTLEASLPSRKKVESLNKILKEMESWDDQKLALKAVQAIDDLLAKSNKDSFPCLDFALLKEEILQKAKIAHSQSNDSDLYPYIPEQPEILLGSLLALSSANQEKVLLLIWERKNKPVDLFFNLLNDADGRLADNIVKIFVQAGLVELLVERFNRLIRERALSVELLYWLCKNRDKLFEPLFNIHLFYCILYVLERELGAVGKKAEKLYDLLTSGTELIYSLLSHASLDDVKDITRTILLSPVFKELDKRSLLGAIVKITPEVQELISNNRGNEGESLLIVSWESLEQKKKELDELVRKKIPENSKDIAHARSYGDLRENHEYKAAKEMQVVLMRRKAELESMISRARATDFSNVDTTTVNIGTVVSYTDLKTNRTNSVAILGAWDSNPSKGIISYLAAFGQSLLGHKTGDVLQVSLEDGITTEIRIDKISRWNTKSQGS; this is translated from the coding sequence ATGACAAGCAAAACATTTACTATTATTTCTAATAAAGAAGATCTAGAGGATGAACAATGTATTAATACAAATAATCTTAAAGAAGGGGCTTTTTGTTTACACAAGAGTTGGGGACTAGGAAAGGTCCGCCAGGTTGACGAGCATTCAGGCTTTATTCTCATCGATTTTAAAGAGAAACCTGCTCACCAGATGGATCTTGAGTTTGCCTCTAGTTCCTTGGTTTTCCTTTCGACTGATCATCTCCTTGTTTTGAAGGAGGAAAAGCTTTCCTATGTTCAAAAACTTTCACTGGAAAATCCCATAGAGCTTATAAAAATTTTTATCTTTTCTTTTAAAGAAAAAGCTACTTTAGAAAAGCTGCAAACCGTTTTATGTCCTGATGTCATCCAGGCCGAGCTATGGAAAAAGTGGTGGGAAAATACGAAAAAGGTATTAAAAAAATCGGCTTACATCCATGTTCCTTCGAGGAAGTCGGAACCTTTTCTTATTTTAGAAAAAGCCCATGATCCTGTTTCCTCCTTTATGCATACTCTAGAGGCTAGCTTGCCTTCGCGAAAAAAGGTGGAATCATTAAACAAGATACTGAAGGAAATGGAAAGCTGGGATGATCAAAAACTGGCTTTGAAAGCGGTTCAAGCCATTGACGATTTGTTGGCGAAGTCCAACAAGGATTCTTTTCCATGCTTGGATTTTGCTCTTTTGAAAGAGGAGATACTCCAGAAAGCTAAAATTGCCCATTCCCAATCCAACGATTCCGATCTTTACCCCTATATTCCCGAACAGCCTGAAATTCTGCTTGGTTCTCTCCTTGCCCTCTCTTCAGCCAATCAAGAAAAAGTTCTGCTTTTAATTTGGGAAAGAAAAAATAAGCCCGTTGATCTCTTTTTCAATCTTCTGAACGATGCGGACGGCAGGCTGGCCGATAATATAGTCAAGATTTTTGTACAGGCCGGATTAGTAGAGCTCCTTGTCGAAAGATTTAATCGGCTGATTAGAGAAAGAGCATTATCCGTTGAATTGTTATATTGGTTATGTAAAAACAGGGATAAACTATTCGAGCCCTTGTTCAATATCCATCTGTTTTATTGTATCCTTTATGTCCTGGAAAGAGAGCTAGGAGCTGTGGGGAAAAAAGCGGAAAAATTATACGATCTCCTTACTTCTGGTACAGAGCTTATTTACAGCCTGCTTTCTCATGCTTCCTTGGATGATGTTAAAGACATTACTCGAACCATTCTTCTGAGTCCCGTTTTTAAAGAACTGGATAAAAGATCCTTGCTTGGAGCCATCGTTAAGATTACCCCTGAAGTTCAAGAACTTATCAGCAACAACCGGGGAAATGAGGGGGAAAGCTTGCTCATAGTTTCCTGGGAAAGCTTGGAACAAAAGAAAAAAGAGCTGGATGAGCTGGTGAGGAAAAAAATACCCGAAAATAGTAAGGATATTGCTCATGCTCGATCTTATGGAGATCTCAGGGAAAATCATGAATATAAAGCAGCAAAAGAGATGCAGGTTGTTTTAATGAGAAGAAAAGCTGAGCTTGAGTCGATGATCAGTAGGGCCAGGGCTACAGATTTTTCCAACGTGGATACCACTACGGTGAATATAGGAACGGTTGTAAGTTATACGGATTTAAAAACCAATAGAACAAATTCTGTAGCTATTCTTGGAGCTTGGGACAGTAACCCCTCCAAAGGAATCATTTCCTATCTTGCTGCTTTCGGTCAATCCCTCTTAGGTCATAAAACCGGTGATGTGCTCCAAGTATCCTTAGAGGATGGAATAACCACCGAAATTAGAATAGACAAGATAAGCCGGTGGAACACCAAGTCTCAAGGAAGCTGA
- a CDS encoding helix-turn-helix transcriptional regulator, producing MNDLLSNLIKDSRYNILFELKRNPGLSIGELTKKINLSYMGVKQHCLALEKEGFVETQKRQKSIGRPEIVYCLTEKADIFFPKDYSSFVERLLSGIETLYGSLALDRLIYWVFRKDGEELSQSVSSLTLEDRAKELMSFREERGYMGRLVRESGEEFKIIEFHNPILPLLDKYPKIRIFEKQMFEKVLGVPVKRIEDRSYGSYYCTFTFNNPTSAG from the coding sequence ATGAACGACCTTTTATCCAACCTGATAAAAGATTCTCGTTATAATATACTTTTTGAATTGAAAAGAAATCCAGGACTTTCCATAGGGGAATTAACTAAAAAAATAAATTTATCGTACATGGGTGTAAAGCAACACTGCCTGGCATTGGAAAAGGAGGGTTTCGTTGAGACGCAAAAAAGACAAAAATCGATTGGAAGACCCGAAATCGTCTATTGCTTAACGGAAAAGGCCGATATCTTTTTTCCGAAAGATTATTCCTCTTTCGTTGAAAGGCTTTTGAGTGGAATAGAAACTTTATACGGTTCTTTGGCCTTGGATCGGCTGATATACTGGGTTTTTAGAAAGGATGGGGAAGAGTTGAGCCAATCTGTCAGTAGTTTAACCTTGGAAGATAGGGCTAAAGAGCTCATGAGTTTTAGAGAAGAAAGGGGATACATGGGAAGGCTTGTTAGAGAAAGTGGAGAGGAATTCAAGATTATAGAATTTCACAACCCTATTTTGCCCCTTTTAGACAAGTATCCAAAAATAAGGATTTTTGAGAAGCAAATGTTTGAAAAAGTATTAGGGGTTCCCGTGAAACGTATAGAGGATAGATCTTATGGAAGTTATTATTGTACATTTACGTTTAACAACCCGACTTCAGCAGGATAA
- the serA gene encoding phosphoglycerate dehydrogenase has product MSVFYHILIADPISKKGIAELQASAQLIVDEKYGLKEDELARVIADYDGVIVRSQTKITRKVIEAGKKLKVIGRAGVGIDNVDVDAATEKGIVVMNTPGGNTIATAEHTFSLLLALARNVAQAHASMQLGEWKRKNFEGIELYGKILGIIGLGRVGMEVAKRALAFGMKVKCFDPYLSPTKVKNLQVELVNSLDELFQDIDFLSLHVPLTQETEGIINKDNLKKCKRGIRIINCARGGLIRIADLEELLKSGWVAGAALDVYEPEPPPADFPLRGLPNVVLTPHLAASTIEAQENVGTEIAAMVIDVLCHNIIRNAVNVPSVDPKILSILRPYMALGEKLGIFMSQWVVNRIDSLTIYFSGKVNEYDTSPITRAVLKGFLRKVAGKEVNEVNVIFLINTLGIDVKEVKMSSAGEFAEIIGIEAKTDGHTYQAASTFYGRSHRLVQLNFNPIEASMEGILLLLENKDRPGIVGKVGTILGEHSINIAAMSLARAKAGEKAISILNLDNIPSPDILVKIRNIEDIYNVQLISL; this is encoded by the coding sequence ATGTCTGTTTTCTATCACATTCTTATTGCGGATCCGATTTCCAAAAAAGGAATAGCTGAACTCCAAGCCTCGGCTCAACTCATAGTCGATGAAAAATACGGCTTAAAGGAAGACGAGCTTGCTCGGGTCATAGCCGACTACGATGGAGTTATTGTAAGGAGTCAGACTAAAATAACTCGAAAAGTTATCGAAGCGGGAAAAAAGCTCAAGGTCATCGGAAGGGCTGGCGTAGGGATCGATAATGTTGACGTTGATGCGGCTACGGAAAAGGGAATTGTAGTCATGAACACTCCGGGGGGAAATACCATAGCGACCGCAGAACACACCTTTTCTTTGCTTTTGGCTTTAGCAAGAAATGTAGCCCAAGCCCATGCTTCGATGCAGTTAGGAGAATGGAAAAGGAAAAACTTTGAAGGTATTGAACTCTACGGGAAGATTCTAGGCATCATAGGTCTTGGAAGGGTCGGTATGGAGGTAGCCAAGCGGGCCCTTGCTTTTGGGATGAAGGTCAAATGTTTCGATCCCTATCTGTCACCAACAAAAGTGAAGAACCTGCAAGTCGAACTTGTAAACAGCCTCGATGAGCTTTTCCAAGATATTGATTTCCTTTCCCTGCACGTTCCCCTGACCCAAGAAACCGAAGGGATCATCAACAAAGATAATTTAAAAAAGTGCAAACGAGGAATTCGAATAATCAACTGTGCCCGAGGAGGGTTAATTCGCATCGCCGATTTAGAAGAACTCCTAAAATCGGGATGGGTAGCAGGAGCCGCCCTCGACGTCTATGAACCAGAACCTCCGCCGGCTGATTTTCCTTTACGCGGCCTGCCCAATGTTGTTCTCACTCCCCATCTTGCCGCTTCCACCATTGAAGCGCAAGAAAATGTGGGAACCGAGATAGCGGCTATGGTCATCGATGTCCTTTGCCATAATATTATCCGCAATGCGGTTAACGTGCCCAGCGTGGATCCCAAAATCTTGTCAATCCTTAGACCTTACATGGCCTTGGGAGAAAAACTGGGAATTTTCATGAGCCAGTGGGTTGTGAATCGAATCGATAGCCTTACAATCTATTTTTCAGGAAAGGTAAACGAATACGATACAAGCCCTATCACCCGAGCGGTCTTAAAAGGATTTTTAAGAAAGGTCGCAGGCAAAGAAGTTAACGAGGTTAACGTTATATTCTTAATCAATACCCTGGGTATAGATGTCAAAGAAGTCAAGATGAGTAGTGCTGGAGAATTTGCTGAAATCATCGGCATAGAGGCCAAAACGGATGGACATACTTACCAAGCCGCTTCCACTTTCTATGGCAGGTCCCATAGGCTTGTTCAGCTTAATTTCAATCCTATTGAAGCTTCCATGGAAGGGATTTTGCTCCTCCTTGAAAACAAGGATAGGCCGGGCATAGTCGGAAAAGTTGGAACTATACTGGGAGAACACTCCATAAACATTGCGGCGATGTCCCTTGCCAGGGCAAAAGCGGGAGAAAAAGCCATCAGTATACTTAATCTTGATAATATCCCCTCCCCCGATATCCTCGTAAAGATACGAAACATTGAAGATATCTATAATGTCCAATTAATTTCGTTATGA
- a CDS encoding DUF488 domain-containing protein, producing MVKHIFIKRVYDEPAPQDGYRVLVDRLWPRGISKDKLKIDTWAKNWAPSSALRKWFSHDPQKWEDFREKYQEELLSKEKEIGEFLKNCPSTTITFLYSAKDSIHNQAVVLKSFIENRIKDKT from the coding sequence ATGGTAAAACATATTTTTATCAAGCGGGTCTACGATGAGCCTGCTCCCCAGGATGGATACAGGGTTCTAGTCGATAGGTTATGGCCTAGAGGAATTTCCAAAGATAAATTAAAGATTGATACTTGGGCTAAAAATTGGGCGCCTTCTTCGGCATTAAGAAAATGGTTTTCTCATGATCCCCAAAAATGGGAAGATTTTAGAGAAAAATACCAAGAAGAACTTTTGTCCAAAGAAAAGGAAATCGGAGAGTTTCTTAAAAATTGCCCTTCAACGACAATTACCTTCCTCTACAGTGCCAAAGACAGCATCCATAACCAAGCGGTTGTTTTAAAATCTTTTATAGAAAATAGGATAAAAGATAAAACCTAA
- a CDS encoding HAD hydrolase-like protein, protein MARGLLKAIILDFDGTIAYTEKEAHLPACNEAFRKMHIPIEWSWEEFVSLLELPGNQARMEWAYQKLYPFVEEKTIKELSGKWIEIKKELYIKKYVHQARLREGIAELIKQALAQNIAVAIVSTSIEAQIEAFLDKHIPEAKAYIHPILGKNAGKKTAPDSPLYNNCLKILNLKNKEIIAIEDSRVGLHAALKAAIKCIAAPNEYTNKQDFTGASLVIPDLSKLNIALLESLLED, encoded by the coding sequence ATGGCAAGAGGGTTGCTAAAGGCGATCATTTTGGATTTTGACGGAACGATCGCCTATACCGAAAAAGAAGCTCATTTGCCCGCCTGTAATGAGGCTTTTCGAAAAATGCACATCCCTATTGAGTGGTCTTGGGAAGAATTTGTCTCCCTTTTGGAGTTGCCCGGCAATCAAGCGAGAATGGAATGGGCTTATCAAAAACTTTATCCTTTTGTTGAGGAAAAAACGATAAAAGAACTGTCTGGAAAATGGATAGAAATAAAAAAGGAGCTTTATATCAAAAAGTACGTGCACCAGGCCCGTCTCAGAGAAGGGATAGCCGAGTTGATCAAGCAAGCCCTTGCTCAAAATATAGCTGTGGCTATAGTGTCGACTTCCATTGAAGCACAAATCGAGGCTTTTTTGGATAAGCATATTCCCGAAGCAAAGGCTTATATTCATCCTATTTTGGGTAAAAACGCGGGGAAAAAGACCGCCCCTGATTCTCCCCTTTATAACAACTGCCTGAAGATTCTCAACCTGAAGAATAAAGAGATTATTGCAATAGAAGATTCAAGGGTGGGGTTGCATGCCGCACTCAAAGCAGCTATCAAGTGTATCGCCGCCCCTAATGAGTATACAAACAAGCAGGATTTTACAGGGGCCTCTTTAGTTATCCCCGATTTATCCAAGCTTAATATTGCCCTCCTCGAAAGCCTGCTTGAGGATTAG
- a CDS encoding histidine phosphatase family protein, producing MGVLYFARHCKTAWNLEHRIQGHTDIPLCEAGIKEAKNNVPIIKNLNITKIYSSPLARGRQTAEIYAQYLGVPQEIRKDLIEMDMGEWEGKTAQELSLFSPSLYLKWIQDPRLVPLVPGSKEDVYSAQRRIVEAVKEIYFKEARLFNVLIILHKYICSLLRCALQNFELSHFKNEIIESTLPQDLAVSSPEFFQAFVFPKK from the coding sequence ATGGGAGTTCTCTACTTTGCCCGGCATTGCAAAACCGCTTGGAACCTGGAACATCGGATTCAGGGTCATACGGATATTCCCCTTTGTGAGGCGGGGATCAAGGAAGCCAAAAACAATGTGCCCATTATTAAAAACCTGAACATTACTAAAATCTATTCCAGTCCTCTTGCTCGGGGAAGACAGACGGCTGAAATTTACGCCCAATACTTGGGTGTTCCCCAGGAAATTCGAAAAGATCTTATAGAAATGGACATGGGAGAGTGGGAAGGGAAAACAGCTCAAGAGCTTTCCCTTTTTAGCCCTTCACTGTATTTAAAATGGATTCAAGATCCTCGACTCGTTCCCCTGGTCCCGGGTAGTAAAGAAGATGTGTACAGTGCACAGAGAAGAATCGTCGAGGCGGTTAAGGAAATTTATTTTAAAGAAGCCAGGCTTTTTAATGTTTTAATTATCCTCCATAAATACATCTGCTCACTCTTACGTTGTGCCTTGCAAAATTTCGAACTGAGTCATTTTAAGAATGAAATCATCGAATCGACCTTACCCCAGGATCTAGCTGTCAGTAGTCCAGAATTTTTCCAAGCTTTTGTCTTTCCAAAGAAATAA
- the tkt gene encoding transketolase, protein MTKNRESLEKDLLQDSKLEQLAVNVIRGLAMDAVQKANSGHPGTPMGLADAAVVLWTRFLNFDPEDPDWPDRDRFVLSCGHASMLLYSLLFLSGYDISLEDLKNFRQFGSKTAGHPEYGHAPGIETTTGPLGQGIANAVGMALAERILASRYNKPGFELFDHWTYVFASDGDLMEGISHECCSLAGHLGLGKLIVLYDDNGITIDGHTSLAYSDNVKERFLSYGWEVQQIYGNDRKQVEEAFSKAKLSTDRPHMIIAKTHIGYGSPHKQDTEKAHGEPLGVEEVRLAKEKLGLPADILFYVPEEVVQYFHAFAQRGKHKRQQWMELYKKYAHIYPREAESLHKALRNELPEDWDKQLPTFPLDKPIATRAASGAVINSIFSKIDSLVGGSADLTPSNNTRPKEVVDISKGNFSGRYIHYGVREHAMAAIMSGMSLHKGIRPYGGTFLIFSDYMRPSMRLAAMMKLPVIYIFTHDSIGLGEDGPTHQPVEQLTALRAIPNMTVFRPCDAMETVEGWKVALSKKERPTCLILTRQALPVLDRSKYASSVGALRGAYVISDAPGFQVILIGSGSEVHIALEAQELLAQRNIPARVVSMPSWDLFAEQSPEYQEEVLPSPIRARVAVEAAATLAWAKWVGLEGEVVGLDHFGASAPYKTIYQKFGITAEKVVEAAIRSLERQKSLS, encoded by the coding sequence ATGACTAAGAATAGGGAAAGCTTAGAAAAAGATTTGCTTCAGGATTCGAAATTAGAACAACTGGCGGTCAATGTCATTCGAGGGCTAGCTATGGACGCTGTCCAGAAGGCCAATTCGGGACACCCGGGTACACCTATGGGCCTTGCGGATGCGGCTGTAGTTCTCTGGACGAGGTTTTTGAATTTTGACCCCGAGGATCCCGATTGGCCTGATCGGGATAGGTTTGTTCTTTCTTGTGGTCATGCCTCCATGCTGCTCTATAGCCTACTTTTTTTGAGCGGGTATGATATTTCTTTGGAAGATCTTAAAAATTTCAGACAGTTTGGGTCTAAAACAGCGGGTCATCCCGAGTATGGGCATGCTCCTGGAATAGAAACAACGACCGGACCGCTAGGACAGGGAATCGCGAATGCGGTGGGCATGGCTTTAGCTGAAAGAATTTTGGCTAGCCGCTACAATAAGCCCGGTTTTGAACTTTTTGACCATTGGACTTATGTTTTTGCCAGCGACGGGGATCTGATGGAAGGGATTTCCCACGAGTGCTGCTCACTGGCGGGTCACTTGGGCTTAGGAAAATTAATCGTATTGTATGACGACAACGGTATAACGATCGATGGCCATACTTCTTTAGCTTACAGTGACAATGTTAAAGAGAGATTCCTTTCGTATGGATGGGAAGTGCAACAAATTTACGGAAACGACCGCAAACAGGTTGAAGAGGCCTTTTCAAAAGCAAAATTGAGCACAGACAGGCCTCATATGATCATTGCTAAAACCCATATCGGCTATGGCAGTCCTCATAAACAAGATACAGAAAAAGCTCATGGGGAACCTCTTGGGGTTGAAGAAGTAAGGTTGGCCAAAGAAAAACTGGGATTGCCTGCCGACATTCTCTTTTATGTTCCGGAAGAAGTTGTTCAATATTTTCATGCATTCGCCCAGAGAGGAAAACATAAGCGACAGCAGTGGATGGAACTTTACAAGAAGTATGCCCATATTTATCCCCGGGAAGCGGAGAGCTTGCATAAGGCCTTAAGAAACGAACTGCCTGAGGATTGGGATAAACAGTTGCCTACCTTCCCTTTAGATAAGCCTATCGCTACGCGGGCAGCTTCTGGAGCGGTTATAAATTCTATTTTTTCAAAAATCGATTCTCTTGTAGGCGGATCAGCAGATCTAACGCCTTCGAATAACACGAGGCCGAAGGAAGTTGTAGATATATCCAAAGGAAATTTTTCGGGAAGGTATATTCATTATGGAGTTAGAGAACATGCCATGGCGGCGATAATGAGTGGCATGTCTTTACATAAAGGAATAAGACCCTATGGAGGGACTTTTCTCATCTTTTCGGATTACATGAGACCATCCATGAGGCTGGCCGCAATGATGAAGTTGCCTGTGATTTATATTTTTACCCATGATAGCATCGGCTTAGGGGAGGATGGACCCACCCATCAACCTGTAGAACAACTCACAGCTCTACGGGCTATACCGAACATGACGGTTTTTAGGCCATGCGATGCAATGGAAACGGTTGAGGGCTGGAAAGTAGCATTGAGCAAAAAAGAAAGACCAACTTGCTTAATTCTTACCCGACAGGCATTGCCCGTGCTTGACCGGTCTAAGTATGCTTCCAGCGTTGGAGCTTTACGGGGAGCTTACGTGATTTCTGATGCCCCTGGCTTTCAAGTCATTTTAATCGGGAGCGGATCAGAAGTCCATATAGCCCTTGAAGCCCAAGAACTGCTAGCCCAGAGAAATATTCCTGCCCGGGTGGTTTCAATGCCTTCCTGGGACCTCTTTGCTGAACAATCCCCGGAGTACCAAGAGGAGGTTCTTCCTTCACCTATCCGAGCAAGGGTCGCCGTGGAAGCGGCAGCAACATTGGCATGGGCTAAGTGGGTTGGACTTGAAGGTGAAGTCGTAGGGCTTGATCATTTCGGGGCTTCGGCTCCCTACAAGACGATCTATCAAAAATTTGGAATTACGGCTGAAAAAGTAGTCGAAGCGGCCATCCGATCCCTGGAGCGCCAGAAAAGCCTCTCTTGA
- a CDS encoding phosphoribulokinase → MRRPIMLGIVGDSAAGKSTLTGGLVNLLGADRVTHICTDDYHKYDRKERAQIGITALHPECNYLDIMEQHLERLHYGLPILKPVYDHSNGSLVRPEYIMPKEFIIVEGLLGFYTRVMRQFYDVKVYLNPPEELRRVWKIKRDTTKRGYTREQVLEELIKREPDSEAYIRPQREFADIIVTFYPPKGVDPEKIDGHLNTRLVLRPTIPHPDFSYLIDNRAENHGIRLELGRDMGKPVDILEIDGNVPEEEALRLEKTIWSHLPRGVPPLNLDRLGRYLDRNEIKHSHPLALTQLLLAYHLLRAYDENATIPFAPPVDALSRIRRQRELSLKEINMEIKRND, encoded by the coding sequence ATGCGGCGTCCTATAATGCTTGGAATCGTTGGAGATAGTGCTGCGGGTAAGTCTACTTTAACAGGAGGACTGGTAAATTTATTAGGGGCTGATCGCGTCACCCACATTTGTACCGATGATTATCATAAGTACGATCGCAAGGAAAGGGCGCAGATAGGTATAACCGCTCTCCATCCGGAGTGCAATTACCTGGATATCATGGAACAGCACCTTGAGCGGCTTCATTATGGCTTGCCGATTTTAAAGCCCGTCTACGATCATTCCAACGGTTCACTTGTTCGTCCCGAATATATCATGCCCAAGGAATTTATCATCGTTGAAGGCCTTCTTGGGTTTTATACCCGGGTCATGCGTCAATTTTACGATGTCAAGGTTTATTTAAATCCTCCCGAAGAATTGAGAAGGGTTTGGAAGATCAAGAGAGACACGACTAAGAGGGGGTATACCCGTGAGCAAGTTTTAGAAGAACTCATCAAAAGGGAACCTGACTCTGAAGCCTATATACGGCCCCAGCGGGAATTTGCCGACATTATTGTTACTTTTTATCCCCCCAAAGGAGTAGATCCCGAAAAAATTGATGGTCATTTAAACACGAGGCTTGTTTTGCGGCCTACCATCCCTCATCCCGATTTTTCTTATCTTATCGATAATCGTGCAGAAAATCATGGCATACGCCTAGAACTAGGCAGGGATATGGGTAAACCGGTAGATATTTTAGAAATCGACGGTAATGTTCCCGAGGAAGAGGCTCTTAGACTAGAAAAAACGATCTGGAGTCACCTTCCTCGTGGGGTACCTCCTTTAAACCTGGATAGGCTGGGAAGGTATCTGGATAGAAATGAAATTAAACACAGTCATCCTTTGGCTTTGACCCAACTCCTTTTAGCCTACCATCTTTTGAGAGCATACGACGAGAATGCGACGATTCCTTTTGCTCCTCCTGTCGATGCTCTTTCACGAATCAGGAGGCAAAGAGAATTAAGCCTAAAGGAAATTAACATGGAGATCAAGCGCAATGACTAA
- the cbbX gene encoding CbbX protein, producing MEVQQKEIVLSKGSEEGISLIDIGEQLNQFRIEEVLEDLERELIGLKPVKQRVKEIASFLMVQRLREIAGVVTEPPSLHMSFTGPPGTGKTTVAMKMGKILHRLGYVRKGHLITASREDLVGQYVGHTAPKTKEVIKRAMGGVLFIDEAYSLYRPESERDYGQEAIEILLQAMENNRKDLVVIFAGYQDRMELFFQMNPGLRSRITHHIQFPSYTYEELIAIADLMLKQQMYFFDEESRKAFEEYLKLRMQQPLFANARSVRNAIDRFKLRQAARLIQQGGRMPPTELMRIDQSDIRQSRVFKEAQLKTEKEE from the coding sequence ATGGAGGTTCAGCAAAAAGAGATTGTTTTATCCAAGGGGTCAGAAGAAGGAATTTCGCTTATCGATATCGGTGAGCAATTAAACCAGTTTCGAATCGAGGAAGTATTGGAAGACCTTGAAAGGGAATTGATCGGTCTTAAACCGGTAAAACAGAGAGTCAAAGAGATCGCTTCATTTCTCATGGTCCAAAGACTAAGAGAAATAGCGGGAGTAGTGACCGAACCTCCATCTCTCCATATGTCTTTTACGGGTCCACCCGGCACGGGAAAAACGACGGTGGCGATGAAGATGGGAAAAATTTTGCACAGGCTTGGTTATGTCAGGAAAGGCCATCTTATCACCGCATCAAGGGAGGATCTCGTTGGGCAGTATGTAGGGCATACCGCGCCAAAAACCAAAGAAGTAATAAAAAGGGCAATGGGTGGCGTTCTTTTTATTGACGAGGCTTATTCTTTATACCGACCCGAAAGTGAAAGAGATTATGGCCAGGAAGCGATTGAAATTCTTTTGCAAGCCATGGAAAACAACAGGAAAGATCTTGTTGTGATATTTGCAGGTTACCAGGACAGGATGGAATTGTTTTTCCAGATGAATCCTGGCTTGAGATCAAGAATAACTCACCATATCCAGTTTCCAAGCTATACCTATGAAGAGCTTATAGCCATCGCTGACCTTATGCTAAAACAACAGATGTATTTTTTTGACGAGGAATCTCGAAAGGCTTTTGAGGAATACCTAAAACTGCGTATGCAGCAACCCCTTTTTGCGAATGCCCGAAGTGTAAGAAATGCGATCGATCGATTTAAACTGCGGCAGGCGGCTCGACTTATTCAACAAGGAGGAAGGATGCCTCCAACTGAATTAATGAGGATTGATCAAAGCGATATTAGACAGAGTCGGGTCTTTAAAGAAGCGCAACTTAAAACCGAAAAAGAAGAATAA